The genomic DNA CTGGTCCAGTCCACACCTTCTGTTTCTGCCCCCGCTGGTTCTGTCCGAGTCAGAATCACGTAGCTGAACTTCTCCGTCTGCCGGTCATTGTgctgaaaatacataaataaataaataagtggaATATATCTGTGCTTTGACTGCCTAGTTTTAAGAAGAAATCAATAACATTTTCAGAGAATTTGTTTACATTACCCCCACCCACTATTTCAAGAATTAACTTCCTGATGCTTGACTTTCAAGAAGACTGCTGTGGACGGACATGTAATCCAGAGTGTAGTCTTACCCCGGGCAGAGGCAGAGGTTGGTAGTGCTGCTGGAAGTTGCAGGGAGTGGTGAGCTCGGAGGCCAGTTTAGGACACGTCAGTTCATGAGGacactggaaaaacaaaacaacagagaaaagacatgACGCTGCTGGTTGAGGGCACGACATGATATCTTAAATCAGCTGGGATTTCAACACACCGGAGCAAACACTGACGCCGGTCTGGTGTCGTGGACTGTCTTCTCTTGTTtctggagggagagaagtgaaAGTCATCAGTCTGCTTCCATTAACTATGTCACATAATTTATACAACAACACAAGTGCTATCTTATCTACTGTATTTGAATACCTTCAATAAAGTGTCTCTGGCCTCCATAAGCATCTGATGGCCCTCTTTGGTTCCATTTTCCACCAGCACCTTCACCAAAGTTGCAATTTATacacaaaatgtctcaaatCCAGTATATATAATCACTAAAGGTGCAAGGGCAACAAAAGTAAGAGAGTAAATCATCTATAGGAGAAGTTGTGTCGTTATTTAAACGAACCAGGTACGAGCTTGTCTTTCTCCACAGAGTGAGCACTGCCTCTTCTCGCTCCTTCACAGCGGGAAGCTCCGACAGGGTGAAGGCTGCTACCACCAAGTCGAACTGCACCTGGGGGGAGATACACAGGACGGTCAGGGCTCCTTATCCTTGACATGTAAGTATAAATACAAAACTACAGGACTAAATGTAAACGAGTTTCTCTACAGTGTGAGTCGTATTCCTGGATTTTTCTCTTgatgacattttgtatttattttgttttttgtgtttctgttgggaGACCAACACTGCTCATACTGACTCTTCTTCtatttattgaaaaaaataattaaaaatactttttggaAGCATGAAAAGTAAATTGTGAGTGTGAGGACTTTTGTCAGCAAAGATTACTATTACATTATCAGCGAtagactgaaacaaacacacattttcatcagaCATGGCATCCAGCTGCTACCATCATATATATTACTTAAAGACAtctgtgtaattgtgtgtgacTGTTATACTGTGTAAACTACACATGCATCATGATCAGGGAGAAAAAGATTTAACTTTTCATATCTGACTTTAATGCAAGAAATTGAATCCGATTTGAATCTTTGTTTGGAACTCACAATTGAGggaatatatagaatatatatttttaactttctaACACTTAATacagaatgtgtttttctgctcctGGGGTTTTACCTtaggagagacagggaggaacTGTCTGAAATAGACTTGTTTGATGTGAGGTTCAGCTCTTTCGTCGTCACCTGCTCAACATAAAAGACAACAACATTTGATTTTCAGGTATTTGACAAAAGCccaaacaaaaatattacaaGTCAAAACTGATCGAAGTGTTGGTGTGTGCACCTTTGAGAAGTCGCTCGGCCAGAGCGTTCATCGGCCCAGAGCTGTCCACACAAACCATCTCCTTCAAAGTGTCGCCCCAACACGAGTGTGACGCCCTGAAGGAGAGAGACTCAGTTTACAGtcttgaaaattaaatgaaaactcTCTTCATGTTGCAGTGATGTTTTACACTCACCAGGCAACTGTTCCCAGCCCTGAACCAAAATCCAGGAGAGAATGAGGGGCAAaagagggatccctcttctTTATCTGAAAtgatcaaaaaaagaaaagaacagtcATTTAGGACAGAGGCAAGACGGCAGACGTCTGACCCCCCCAACACATCCAGGGGTCATAAGCCTCAGGATGTTTTAACATTCTaagtataaaaatatgttttttgtgatCTTGGTGAGTTAGCCTATGACCTCCACCACTTGTTCGTCACCTCATTTATAGCTCTCCTCACTGCTGCATAGCACCCAGCCAGCCGAGCCGCCATGTACACCACGCCTAACTCTTCATCATACCTGAAACACAGAGGGCAAGCAGTATATAAAATCATCTACATCTCAAAATCAAGCAGGAGAAATCAGCAGTTACAAGCTCCAAAAATGTAACTCTGGCCTTGTCCAGAGCCTGACATTACAAGTGTCTAGACTTTATATACAGCTAGTGTCAatatgaaaactgaaactgagtCGACAATGTACCTTACGTCTATAAAAAGGTTTAGAATGTTAAATATTGGTCAGCATTGGCACAAATCAGACTTTTATCTTGGCTTGAGTTGGAAAGACTGCTCTTTCTACTTTAGAAAGTAGTGAAATTAACTGAGATCGTTTCTGAACACACTTATAATTTCAAAAACCAGTAAATTCATGGACAGTATCCTCATATAAAAGAATAGATAAAAGCAAGAGTTACTTCATGGGAGACCAGTGATATGTGGTTCTTCTGAGCTCTGAAAACACTTTCTTCTTGATGCGGTCTGCCAGCGCTTGTTCATCTATATCTGCAATTTAAAGCATGTTTAAgtttctccagctgctgcatCATATAATAATctctttatttacttattatgcatccatttttattttttgattcgTGTGTcacccacctcctctcttctccatcGCTTTCTCCCAAAGTTGTTTTTCCAGGCTCACAGCTTTCTGCCTCAGAGTGAAATCCTCGACTGCTCGTTTTCTGCTCCACAGGAAGTTTGCCAGGCTTCGAGTGCGGTCAGTCAGCCGAGTCACCTGAGCTCCTACAGGTGGAGAGATCGAAGAGTCGCATTAatgacacagaaacattcagtATACCGACTGACAGCCACATTCATAACTGGACCTACTGAGAATAATCGACCGTGCAGCCGTCTGGAGTTCCTCAGGTAGGCGCAGAGTTTTCAGGTTGGTCACACCTGGGTGCTTCCTGTGTACTTCTCCTTTTAGGAAATCTACCTGGGACTGTGGGTGTGCAGCCACACTCGTTCCCTGAGGATGAAAAATAAGCACAAATGTTTCTTTACCACCTCTTTAAGCTCTAGTGAGTTAGTAAGAGTAACCAACCTCTGTCTGGTCTGAGATTAAAACAAGAttacagacagacaagaaaTACAATTAGAGTTAGAGCAATTTAGAGCCAAGATTTTGgtatttgatttaaaatctgTAGTCtaagcacattttatttctgaataGATTTATGGTTATTTTATCTATAGTTTGTAAATTGGATTTACAGGTCACAATGTATATTCCCATTACCATATCTAATATATACACTGTATTAATTGATTTTATCTGTATTACCTGCTCCTACAACAACATACTGAAGAGTAAAATCGATAACACAATTGCACAGGAGTTGAACAAAAAAGGGACAGACAATGTTGTGGCTGTGGCGGCTGAGATGGTGAAACAAGTGTAATGCGTTCGTTCGTGGTGGATGCAATAATAATGGCATGTATTTTCCACGATGCATTAATATAGAGATGAACTGGAGTTGGGTTCACTATTTGTTATATGTGTTTCGGGGTTATGGACAGTAGATGGCTAGTTCACACATATGATAAAGTATCTATATAAACTATCTGCCTCCGTCCTGTTTTTAACACATTGTCTGTCTGACCTCCATAGTTAATATGCTGCGTTCAATGACACTCACCCTGCACATCACCTTCACGGCAACCGCCTTCCGACAGAGGACACAAGCGCCGTAGCTCCGTGATGCCATTTCTTCGGCACCTGGACTGTGTCTTCTTGTGTTTAAATGGCtttaattttaatattaacTGTCATACTTTGAGGAACTCGGAGGCACGTTGGCATTTTTACCAATCCTTCAACAAAACAATTCCGACCATCGGTCAAGGCGGAACCTTTGGTTCCGAAGTTCTGTTCCACACATAAGAGCACAGATAGGAGTGCTCACTCTGCCTTTGTTTCCGGGTACAGTCCAACATCTCCGACATATGGCTTACTTCTAGAAAATATTAATTTAGCATTGTAAAGCTAATGTTAAAGTTGGACTCGAGTTGTgattaactttttatttattttgtttcaggTTTGTGCTAAAACCGTTACCAATGGTAACTGAAATGCCTCTTTGCCTTTGACGAGGGTGTAGAGCGCATGCGTCGGGCTCACAAGAGGGTTTGTTTCAACCACAGAGTGATTCATCTTCTCGCTAAACGATCTTTAGCGGCACCGACCAGGAAACAGTCCTGGACGAAGTTTTTTCGCTCTCTTTGTTGTCAGTGTGTCCTTATTGTTACTGTTTCTAGTTATTTTCATAAACCACCATGAGACGTACAAGAAGTTCGAAAAATCAAAGTCAGAGTGcacaagaaaatgaagaagTCCAGTCTAAAACAGGTTGGTGCTTGTTTCCCGCTGgaaggttagctagctagctgctgTAACGACGTCACTTGAGGAATCGGGACATGTCTTGGCAGAGGAGACCAGGAAAATAAGTGTCATGTGTGTTTGGTCAATGCAGGCTCTTCTGTTGTAGCTAAGATTTTAGGAAACAACATGTGGGTGGCATCTACATGTTATCTACCCCATCTTTACCACTAACCTAAAGGTCTTGGATGCCCATGGACGCATGTGTTTATGAATATCCCATGTCCATATGCAGTCTAATAGAAGATCCATGCAGGTtggttataatgttcagtttttgttgaaactgttttagaaaGGTGTTGATTCCCACTTTAATGTCAGGCTGTAGTTTCCAACATATGCAGCTCGTCCAAACTTATTAGCAAATGAGGTTATGCTTATCAGTTAAGGCATCTTAAGGCAACATTTAAGTGGTAAGTAAAGTGGTTAAAATACCAATACATTCATTCTGTTTCTAATAATTGTATAGTtgttgggtaaaaaaaaaagaagtaagaaTAATGTTTTGGCTTTTACAGCTGGTATGAGACAATATTGGTTTGGCAATATATTGGTAAGTTTATTGAAATCTATTGAATTATCCTAGATTGTTGctatgtttatttctttattatatttctttctatttgtttgGGATTGGCCAGGCTTTCCCACATTCAGCAAGGATCAGGATAGATCTGTATTAGATCAAAATAATGACGGGAAGTCTGAAGTTACTAGAACATAAAGTGCACAGTAAACATAATTTTGGAATTAAAGTATTGTCACAgtggtgtctctctctctctgtgtgttcagtgtggcAGTGGAAAGGAGATGAAGGACAGTGGGAACCATACTCTCCTTCAGCCTGCGCTGTGTTGGACTCGGCCGTCTCTTCAGGAGAAACGTCTGCCACTCTGACTCTGGGCTCTGGGACGGCCTATGAAGTCGACCTCAAGAAGATGGTCCAGATTAATCCTGTCACGAAGTACAAGAGGAAGATTCGCTCTCAGACAGTAAAACCAGGTAtgtgaattattttatttcacattttcttaaCTGTTGTTCTGTtagatttattacatttaatagCTTTCACACCTTGTAACTTTTTTTTAGGAAAGGCTTTATGCTGTAGAAGCATTAAATGAAATGcatattgtttttgttcagtttttaatcatgtaatacaaatatcaacattattgaaggtatttaaaatgttccctgtgtTGTCTTCTTTTGTTCAGAAAGTTTGAATGACGCTGGTGACGTGACTGCTCATGATGGGAGGCCAGTTCAagttaaagaggaagaggaggagacgcAACAGCAACCTGCAGCTAAGAGGAAAAGAGGGCAAAGCAAAAAGGAGAGTCAGACAAAAGCTGAAGAAATGCCCAAAGACGAAATAAAAAGTGAAGGTAATGTGGGTCTAACTTTCTTATATGTCGTCTGTGTAATACCATTAGAAAGTGAGATAGGATGTTGAAGTTGTGGGTAACTGGTGAAAGTGAAGTATCAATGGCAACATCATCAagtggtttctgttttttaaaggacATGCTGTTACCAGTACTTCATATTAGATGTCATTAATGGTTTGTCTCTGATCTTTGGACGTTGAACAGAGGTTGTGAGGACGGTGGTCATGAAAGGAAAAGCTCCAGTGGACTCTGAATGCAAAGCCAAACTCGGAAAGGTGAAGTGTCTTACGTCCACACGAGATGTGAAACTCATGATTCACACGCTTGTTGTTTGACACCTGTTTCGAAGAGCATTGCTCCAGTTACAGTTGTGAGCATGACACAGTTTATGGTTTATTATACCTGAGTGTGTTACTAATCTCTTAAACGTCTCAtcttaaatcaatcaaaaattGCAGATTGcagtttaaatcttttaaatgattattgTACCCAGAGTGACTTCTTAGAAAtacttctgtgtgtgcaggtcaaGAAAACGCTCAATACATCGCACATAAGGTGCAATTCATTTATATTGGTAACTGTTCAATTTCTCTTTCAGGCTCATGTTTACAGTGAAGGAGGTGATGTTTACGACGTGATGCTAAATCAGGTAAAAAGTTAGTATATAGCATTTGATTACAAGTTGACTCGAAGGGATCTGCTTAATAGGTAGCCTCAAATTTTCTTACACTTGTTCAAAATTCAAAAGCTGTAGCCTTTAATTTCATATTGAGTTGTTACTAAATTAGTAATTATGAATAGTTTACTAgatattgtaattattattaattattcacCACTGTGTCAGGTGGTGATTATTTtagaacaaaatgtatttaacttCCCTTCTTGTTTCCTGTAACGTTCTAGCTATTTTcaccactgcagtgtgtgtgtgtgtgtgtgtgtgtgtgtgtgtgtgtgtgtgtgtgtgtgtgtgtgtgtgtgtgtgtgtgtgtgtgtgtgtgtgtgtgtgtgatatgtgatTCTTCATAGCTGATAATTCAGCTCCTATGCTTTTCCTTAAACTGTGTCTGAAAAATAGAAATCTAGTGAAggctttaaatgtattaattgtattttcattttacattttgatttgtggGAAAAGGAATTGATTTTTAGGCTTGCAGCAAACACTTTCTGTCTTATTTTCCAGACAAATCTTcagtttaacaacaacaaatactaCCTGatccagctgctggaggacgaCACCTCCAAGGCTTACAGTGTGTGGTTGAGATGGGGCAGAGGTGAGTTTATGTGCCCACGATTGTTAGCCTATTTGATAAATGTATACATCTTTGTATTCAGGGAAATGAACACAAGCCTGCCGTTTGCCGTTTCTAAAACGTGAACCAATATATTTTGGTGGTTTCTCCATTGTTTTTCTAAAGTGGGAAAAGTGGGTCAAAACAGTCTGACAGCCTGTGGTGGAGACTTGCTGAAAGCCAAAGATTTCTTCAAGAAAAAGTGAGATTGTGCAATTAAAAACGATATTTCCAGATGTCTCACATTGAAGTGAATTTAGTAAAATTCTGAAGCTGGTTTGTGTTACCACAGGTTCTTTGACAAGACCAAGAATGAGTGGGAAGACCGGGAGAGTTTTGAGAAAGTAGCTGGAAAATACGACATGGTGTTCATGGACTACAGCACGAATGAAAAGGCAAAGAACCAACAACTTATATATCTCCTGAACATCTTAGTAATTCGGACTTGACAACTTAGAAATAGGAGCTCATTATGAACATAGACATATTGCACTGTTCCAGGAGGAGAACCAGACCACAGTGGATGCTGCTCCTAAAAAGACCTCCAAGCTGGATGAGAAGATCCAGTCCCTCCTGGAGCTAATCTGTGACCTCAAAGCCATGGAGGAGTGTGTgctggagatgaagtttgacaCCCGGAAAGCTCCACTCGGTCAGTCTGACAGAAGCAAAATCACTACAGAAATTTACTGGAATTTGTCCCGTTATACTCTTTTAATTTCTACTAATAACCTTCCCAGAAATATAGTCGTGTTGCTACAATGTGATCCAAAGATGCAATAAAACAAGTTCCCAAAAGCCATCATTTTAGCCTAAATTGTGCCACCAGACTGTATGAGTAGATTCAGCTGCTGACAAACCTGTAGCCTGTGTTTTCAAACCTGTCATTGTTGTGCTtcaaattcagtgttttgtctttctaCCTGCAGGCAAGCTGACCTCAGAGCAGATCCGTGCAGGCTACACAGCACTGAAGAAAATCGAGGCGTGTTTGAAGAAGAAGGGCAACAGTCGTGAGCTGCTGGAAGCATGCAACCAGTTCTACACTCGCATCCCTCATGACTTTGGGTAGGACGTATGTGCCTGTACAGAGATGCACTAATGCTGTTGGGAAGTTGATGTCTGAATAATGACAGGCAAGCGTTTCACTTGATCTCTGTCTTGCTGTAACTAAAGTATGTAATTCTGCAGGTTGAAAACTCCTCCGATCATTCGCACAGAAGATGAGCTGAAGGAAAAAATTGCACTGTTGGAGGTAAAGAGGTTCTTcattagttattagttattaattCATAATTATTCTGTTCATGTCTTCACTTTAATCTGTGGTCCTACTATaatatctgtgtttattttgttttgtcaggcTCTGAGTGACATTCAGATTGCAGTGAAAATGGTTCAGTCCAGTAAAGACAGTGACGAGCACCCTCTGGACCGACAGTACAGCTCCCTCCAGTGCCAACTGCAGCCTCTGAACTCCAGCTGCCACGAGTACAAGGTCAGCGTTTTGCTACTCATCAATATAATGATAAGGTATATCAGCCTGGACTAATGCACGCTCAAGATTGATATGTGGTATGTGGTGCATTTAATATCTAACCAAGTCACCGAAATTCTATCATAATGGTCAAATCAAAAAAGCCGGGACTGATGGACCCAAGTCGGTCAGGATTTTCAAAACACTCAGTTTGTTCTTGTTCAGTCAAATTGTtctaaaaacatcaaatcatcAAAGGCAACATGTTATAAAATCCTTGCCGCGGATGGCAGCCTCTGTGTTGcgctcttttttctctttttctgtgtttgtttatttgctcaGTTATCAGCTCTGCCTATCCAATTCCATTCACTAGAGAGGAACTTTTATATACGTATCTGTtttttcacctacttgtatTCATTAtagttaaatgtttatatttataccGATCTTTGTTGTTGTCGCTTTTAGCTGCatgtctatttctatcttccTGAAAACTGTTCTTGGAGCTCTGTGTAAGGACATCGAGAGCAACGAAAAAATCTTATATGTACTTAAGTTCATTGTAAATGTTTCTCTTCCCTGTGTGAAGGTGATAGAAAAGTATCTACAGTCCACTCACGCTTCCACCCATAGTGACTACACCATGAATGTCCTTGACATCTTCTCCGTGGACAGAGACGGGGAAAGCAGCAACTTCCTCTCACAGTTACACAACAGGTAACGCACAGTCTGCTTAGTGTTTCTGTGAATTGTGAATACACCTGTTGGCTTTGATAAATACCATTACGGGTTCATGTTGCCTTCGATGTCGTGCTGTATGTAATACGATTTCTTTCAAATCTGCTTTTCAATGTTCCATATTTGCCTGCATAACGTCTGACAGTGATGTAAATACAAATATGGTGCGCTTGACAGTGAACGTCTCTTCACATAGCCcactatgtctgtctgtgtaccAGGACTCTGTTGTGGCATGGTTCCCGTCTGTCTAACTGGGTCGGCATCCTCAGTCAGGGGCTCCGAGTGGCCCCACCTGAAGCTCCCGTCACTGGTTACATGGTAGGatggacagaaaaatacatataGTTTTTCACTTGATTACTTTACTTTATGTTTGTCACAAAAACAAGTGAAGTCACAAGTCAAAAATTAATAcgtaaaataaaatgcattttggaaAATCATGTTGTTGCTTACCCAACAAGGTGTATGTTGCATGATTGATGCAGCATCTAAGAACCACCTGACGCA from Enoplosus armatus isolate fEnoArm2 chromosome 14, fEnoArm2.hap1, whole genome shotgun sequence includes the following:
- the mettl17 gene encoding ribosome assembly protein METTL17, mitochondrial, yielding MASRSYGACVLCRKAVAVKVMCRGTSVAAHPQSQVDFLKGEVHRKHPGVTNLKTLRLPEELQTAARSIILRAQVTRLTDRTRSLANFLWSRKRAVEDFTLRQKAVSLEKQLWEKAMEKRGDIDEQALADRIKKKVFSELRRTTYHWSPMKYDEELGVVYMAARLAGCYAAVRRAINEIKKRDPSFAPHSLLDFGSGLGTVAWASHSCWGDTLKEMVCVDSSGPMNALAERLLKGDDERAEPHIKQVYFRQFLPVSPKVQFDLVVAAFTLSELPAVKEREEAVLTLWRKTSSYLVLVENGTKEGHQMLMEARDTLLKKQEKTVHDTRPASVFAPCPHELTCPKLASELTTPCNFQQHYQPLPLPGHNDRQTEKFSYVILTRTEPAGAETEGVDWTRLVAPVQRRTRHVHCRMCCPDGRLQHLVVTARKHSRDVYRCARNSDWGDQLPIIQKVEEDVQSDSE
- the parp2 gene encoding poly [ADP-ribose] polymerase 2, with product MRRTRSSKNQSQSAQENEEVQSKTVWQWKGDEGQWEPYSPSACAVLDSAVSSGETSATLTLGSGTAYEVDLKKMVQINPVTKYKRKIRSQTVKPESLNDAGDVTAHDGRPVQVKEEEEETQQQPAAKRKRGQSKKESQTKAEEMPKDEIKSEEVVRTVVMKGKAPVDSECKAKLGKAHVYSEGGDVYDVMLNQTNLQFNNNKYYLIQLLEDDTSKAYSVWLRWGRVGKVGQNSLTACGGDLLKAKDFFKKKFFDKTKNEWEDRESFEKVAGKYDMVFMDYSTNEKEENQTTVDAAPKKTSKLDEKIQSLLELICDLKAMEECVLEMKFDTRKAPLGKLTSEQIRAGYTALKKIEACLKKKGNSRELLEACNQFYTRIPHDFGLKTPPIIRTEDELKEKIALLEALSDIQIAVKMVQSSKDSDEHPLDRQYSSLQCQLQPLNSSCHEYKVIEKYLQSTHASTHSDYTMNVLDIFSVDRDGESSNFLSQLHNRTLLWHGSRLSNWVGILSQGLRVAPPEAPVTGYMFGKGVYFADMSSKSANYCFANQNNHIGLLLLCEVALGDCNELLDADYEASNLPPGKHSTKGLGQTGPDPQNSVTLDGVTVPMGPGVKTGVGKHNAYSLLYNEFIVYNPAQTRMRYLLRIKFNYSSLW